From a single Fulvivirga ulvae genomic region:
- the ileS gene encoding isoleucine--tRNA ligase, with product MKYKEYKGLNYAEVADRILEYWKENKIFEKSVDSREGQETFTFYEGPPSANGTPGIHHVMARAVKDIFCRYKTLKGFQVKRKGGWDTHGLPVELQVEKELGITKEDIGKKISVEEYNQKCRETVMKYKDEWDDLTQKMGYWVDLDNPYVTFDRDYMETLWHLLKKLYDKGLLYKGYTIQPYSPAAGTGLSSHELNQPGTYRDVKDTTVTAQFKLKNEDNTFLLAWTTTPWTLAGNSALAVGEKIDYVKVKTYNPYTFEEIKVILAKDRMGEYFNAKAKDITFEDFKEGDKLIPYEIVAEHKGSDLIGIEYEQLLPYVAADGPAFRVIPGDYVSTEDGTGIVHISPTFGADDQRVAKQAGIGAILVKDEEGNPMPIVDKQGRYVKEITDFAGMYVKNEYYKDGEAPEKSLDVQIAIKLKEENRAFKVEKYEHSYPHCWRTDKPVLYYPLDSWFIKTTAMKDKLVELNKTINWKPESTGTGRFGNWLENLVDWNLSRSRFWGTPLPIWVSEDRAEEKCIGSMEELKAEVEKSIKAGFMSESIGDDFDLHRPYVDNVVLVSDSGQKMFREPDLIDVWFDSGAMPYAQWHYPFENKDVFNANFPADFIAEGVDQTRGWFFTLHAIAVMLYDNVAFKNVIANGLVLDKNGNKMSKRLGNAIDPFKTLAEHGPDATRWYMISNANPWDNLKFNMDGVVEVQRRFFGTLHNTYSFFALYANLDGFNYEEGDVDASERTESDRWILSKLNSLIAKVDAAYADYEPTKAARLIQDFTIDDLSNWYVRLNRKRFWRGEYNNDKKAAYQTLYTCLLTIAKLGAPIAPFYMDQLYQDLNAVTGLESTESVHLADFPAMDQAVVDIDLEQRMSLAQNVSSLVHSLRKKHKIKVRQPLSKILLPVINDQFKRQVSAVEDLILSEVNIKEIEFVDDESGVLVKNIKPNFRKLGQEHGPKMKEIAAKINQLPADDIVILENKNLLKLQLNDSTVELTLEDVEINYQDIPGWSVASEGRLTVALDITISDDLRKEGIARDLVNRVQNMRKDMGLEVQDKIKINIEKNTDLVNSALEANREYICNETQALSLDILDKLSDGNELEMDEHKLRVKIEA from the coding sequence GTGAAATACAAAGAGTATAAAGGGCTCAATTACGCCGAGGTAGCCGATAGAATACTGGAATATTGGAAGGAAAACAAGATATTCGAAAAATCAGTAGACAGTCGCGAGGGGCAGGAAACTTTCACGTTTTATGAAGGGCCGCCATCAGCAAATGGTACTCCGGGTATTCACCATGTGATGGCCAGGGCGGTAAAAGATATATTTTGTCGCTATAAAACCTTAAAAGGCTTTCAGGTAAAGCGTAAAGGTGGCTGGGATACCCATGGCCTGCCCGTAGAACTACAGGTAGAAAAGGAGCTGGGGATCACCAAAGAAGATATAGGAAAAAAGATCTCCGTTGAAGAATACAATCAGAAGTGTCGGGAAACGGTAATGAAATATAAGGATGAGTGGGATGACCTGACCCAGAAAATGGGTTATTGGGTCGACCTGGACAATCCCTATGTGACGTTCGACCGTGATTATATGGAGACTTTGTGGCACCTCCTTAAAAAACTCTATGACAAAGGCCTGTTGTACAAAGGTTACACTATTCAACCTTATTCGCCTGCTGCTGGTACAGGATTAAGTTCTCATGAATTGAACCAGCCAGGTACATATCGTGATGTAAAAGATACTACAGTAACTGCACAGTTTAAACTTAAAAATGAAGACAACACATTCCTGCTGGCCTGGACAACTACTCCATGGACATTGGCAGGTAACAGTGCTTTGGCAGTAGGTGAGAAGATCGATTATGTCAAAGTGAAAACCTATAACCCATATACTTTTGAGGAAATTAAGGTGATCCTCGCTAAAGACAGAATGGGTGAATACTTTAATGCCAAGGCAAAAGATATAACATTTGAAGATTTTAAGGAGGGTGATAAGCTCATCCCATACGAGATTGTAGCAGAACATAAGGGAAGTGATCTGATAGGGATTGAATATGAGCAATTACTTCCTTATGTGGCCGCTGACGGACCTGCGTTTAGGGTAATACCCGGTGACTATGTAAGTACAGAAGATGGTACAGGCATAGTGCATATCTCACCAACCTTTGGTGCTGATGACCAACGTGTGGCAAAGCAGGCAGGCATTGGAGCAATACTAGTAAAGGATGAAGAGGGTAATCCTATGCCAATTGTGGATAAGCAAGGTCGCTACGTAAAGGAGATTACGGACTTTGCTGGTATGTACGTCAAAAACGAGTACTATAAAGATGGGGAAGCACCTGAAAAATCACTTGATGTACAGATAGCCATTAAGCTAAAAGAAGAGAACAGGGCGTTTAAAGTAGAGAAATACGAGCACTCATACCCACATTGCTGGAGAACGGATAAGCCTGTTCTATACTATCCTTTGGATTCGTGGTTTATTAAAACCACGGCTATGAAAGATAAACTGGTAGAGCTGAACAAGACCATAAACTGGAAGCCCGAGTCTACGGGCACTGGCCGTTTTGGAAACTGGCTTGAAAACCTGGTGGACTGGAACCTCTCAAGATCAAGGTTCTGGGGTACACCTTTACCTATATGGGTGTCTGAGGACAGGGCAGAAGAAAAATGCATTGGCTCTATGGAGGAGCTAAAAGCAGAGGTTGAAAAGTCAATCAAAGCAGGGTTCATGTCAGAATCAATAGGGGATGACTTTGATCTTCACAGACCATATGTAGATAATGTGGTGCTGGTTAGTGATAGCGGACAAAAAATGTTCAGGGAGCCGGATCTTATTGATGTATGGTTTGATTCGGGAGCTATGCCTTATGCACAGTGGCATTACCCATTTGAGAATAAAGATGTTTTCAATGCAAACTTCCCTGCAGATTTTATTGCCGAAGGTGTTGATCAAACACGAGGCTGGTTCTTTACATTGCACGCCATTGCAGTGATGCTGTATGATAACGTGGCATTTAAAAATGTAATAGCCAACGGTCTGGTATTAGATAAAAATGGAAACAAAATGTCCAAACGGTTGGGTAATGCCATAGATCCGTTCAAGACGCTTGCTGAACATGGGCCAGATGCCACAAGATGGTATATGATCTCTAACGCCAATCCTTGGGACAATCTCAAATTTAATATGGATGGGGTGGTAGAAGTGCAGAGAAGGTTTTTTGGAACATTGCATAACACTTACTCATTTTTTGCCCTTTATGCTAACCTCGATGGCTTTAATTATGAAGAAGGAGATGTAGACGCTAGTGAAAGGACCGAAAGTGACAGATGGATACTATCGAAATTAAATAGTCTGATAGCCAAGGTTGATGCTGCTTATGCGGATTATGAACCTACCAAAGCTGCCCGGTTGATCCAGGATTTTACCATCGACGATCTGAGTAACTGGTACGTAAGGTTAAACAGAAAGCGTTTCTGGAGAGGAGAATACAATAATGATAAAAAGGCAGCTTATCAAACATTGTACACGTGCCTTTTGACTATCGCAAAACTTGGTGCACCTATAGCACCGTTTTACATGGATCAGCTTTATCAGGACCTCAATGCAGTTACCGGACTTGAATCAACCGAGTCGGTTCATCTTGCCGATTTTCCTGCTATGGATCAGGCTGTGGTGGACATTGACCTTGAACAAAGAATGTCGCTTGCGCAGAATGTATCTTCATTGGTACATTCTTTAAGGAAGAAGCATAAGATAAAAGTACGCCAGCCGCTGTCAAAAATATTGCTTCCTGTAATAAATGATCAGTTTAAAAGACAAGTAAGTGCAGTAGAAGACTTAATTCTCTCAGAGGTGAACATTAAGGAAATAGAATTTGTTGACGACGAATCCGGCGTGCTGGTTAAAAATATAAAGCCTAATTTCAGAAAACTTGGTCAGGAGCATGGTCCTAAAATGAAGGAAATTGCTGCTAAGATCAATCAGCTTCCGGCAGATGATATTGTAATATTGGAAAACAAAAATCTGTTAAAACTTCAGTTGAACGACAGCACCGTTGAATTAACACTGGAGGATGTGGAGATCAACTATCAGGATATTCCCGGTTGGTCGGTAGCATCGGAAGGAAGGCTCACTGTAGCCCTGGATATTACTATTTCCGATGATTTGCGTAAGGAAGGTATAGCTCGTGATCTTGTGAACAGGGTACAAAATATGCGTAAGGATATGGGGCTGGAAGTGCAGGATAAAATAAAGATCAATATTGAAAAAAATACGGACCTGGTCAACTCAGCATTGGAGGCGAATAGAGAATATATTTGTAATGAAACCCAGGCCTTATCTTTGGATATACTTGATAAGCTGAGCGACGGAAATGAATTGGAGATGGATGAGCACAAGCTCAGAGTAAAAATTGAAGCATAA
- a CDS encoding lipoprotein signal peptidase, whose translation MKLYKYYLLALGVIVLDQVVKLLVHFNMEMGTMGEIDVFGEWFKLHYLLNPGMAFGLKSSHEYGKLLLTLFRLGAMVGIGYYIFYLYKKKAKSGLLWCMGLILGGAVGNVIDSTFYGVWLDNAPEGSPTPWFHGQVIDMLFFPLFDGYYPDWFPLVGGDYFLFFSPVFNIADSSIFIGVVLILILQKKFFKDKDNENTITDSPQEGDHSDKESKEVIVS comes from the coding sequence ATGAAGCTATATAAATATTATTTGCTGGCCCTGGGTGTTATTGTCCTCGATCAGGTAGTGAAGTTACTTGTTCATTTCAATATGGAAATGGGTACCATGGGTGAGATAGATGTTTTCGGAGAATGGTTTAAGCTTCATTATTTGCTTAATCCGGGTATGGCCTTTGGCCTTAAATCGAGCCATGAGTATGGAAAGCTCCTCTTAACTTTGTTCAGATTAGGGGCCATGGTGGGAATAGGCTACTATATTTTTTACCTGTATAAAAAGAAGGCAAAGTCCGGATTGCTGTGGTGCATGGGACTGATTCTGGGAGGAGCAGTCGGAAATGTAATAGACAGTACTTTTTATGGAGTTTGGCTTGATAATGCGCCTGAAGGATCTCCGACACCGTGGTTTCATGGTCAGGTGATTGATATGCTTTTCTTTCCGCTATTTGATGGATATTACCCTGATTGGTTTCCATTGGTAGGTGGAGACTACTTCCTGTTCTTCAGCCCGGTGTTTAATATTGCAGACTCATCTATTTTTATAGGTGTTGTACTGATCCTTATCCTTCAAAAGAAGTTTTTTAAGGATAAGGATAACGAAAACACCATTACCGATTCTCCTCAGGAGGGGGATCATTCGGATAAAGAGAGCAAAGAGGTTATTGTTTCTTAA
- a CDS encoding AAA family ATPase, translating to MEKDDESTDKSVKKVVVIGPECTGKSTLSSKLAEHYSTCWVKEYARRYIDDLNRPYEADDLLAIAQGQLANEDRLVLKAKDLLICDTDLIVIKIWSEFKYGFCHQEILHAIETRRYDLYLLTYIDLPWEEDRQRENPHLRSYFYDLFKSTLQELKVPFVEIKGEWPERKQMAIKAIDNILTPPAGCIKKQ from the coding sequence ATGGAGAAAGACGATGAGAGTACAGACAAGTCTGTAAAAAAGGTAGTGGTAATTGGACCCGAATGTACGGGTAAGTCAACGTTATCTTCAAAACTGGCTGAGCACTATAGCACCTGCTGGGTAAAGGAGTATGCCAGACGGTATATCGATGACCTGAATCGCCCATATGAGGCCGATGACCTGCTTGCAATTGCTCAGGGCCAATTGGCAAATGAAGACCGATTAGTACTTAAAGCCAAAGACCTGCTCATTTGTGATACTGATCTTATCGTTATTAAAATATGGTCAGAATTCAAATACGGTTTCTGCCATCAGGAAATACTACATGCAATAGAGACCCGCCGGTATGACCTCTACCTTTTAACATATATCGACCTTCCCTGGGAGGAGGATCGTCAGAGGGAAAATCCTCACCTTAGAAGCTATTTCTATGATCTTTTCAAGAGCACGCTTCAGGAACTTAAGGTTCCATTTGTAGAAATTAAAGGTGAATGGCCTGAAAGAAAGCAAATGGCGATTAAAGCCATAGATAACATCCTTACCCCTCCGGCAGGCTGTATTAAGAAACAATAA
- the pnuC gene encoding nicotinamide riboside transporter PnuC translates to MESILQQTIEYITSMDPYEATGLIFGLLAVIFLIKENILTWPSGIIYVLVSLVVFWREKLYADFALHIFFLVLNIYGWWYWVRGKKSPDRESPLDAAPDQSQAKEVPVTHASSGVLTALILISAMGIFLMGFLLESFTDASLPYWDSATTMLSLAGMWLTARKKIENWHFWFVVDVLATGVYYYKGIHFYSILYLVYIGLAVSGYLAWRKTMRVQTSL, encoded by the coding sequence ATGGAAAGTATACTGCAGCAAACCATAGAATACATCACTTCAATGGATCCCTACGAAGCAACGGGGTTGATCTTTGGTTTGCTGGCTGTAATATTCCTGATCAAAGAAAATATACTCACGTGGCCATCCGGAATAATTTATGTGCTGGTGTCGCTTGTAGTATTCTGGAGAGAAAAACTCTATGCTGATTTCGCACTGCATATCTTCTTTTTAGTGCTTAACATTTATGGTTGGTGGTATTGGGTCAGAGGAAAAAAATCACCTGACCGTGAATCCCCTTTAGATGCTGCTCCGGATCAATCCCAAGCTAAGGAAGTGCCTGTCACACATGCCTCTTCAGGTGTATTGACTGCGTTGATACTTATTTCAGCTATGGGTATCTTTCTTATGGGTTTTCTTCTGGAAAGTTTCACGGATGCCTCACTTCCATACTGGGATAGTGCTACCACTATGCTGAGCTTGGCTGGTATGTGGCTTACCGCAAGAAAGAAGATTGAAAACTGGCATTTTTGGTTTGTGGTTGATGTATTGGCTACAGGTGTTTATTATTATAAAGGCATACATTTTTATTCAATATTGTATTTGGTATATATAGGTTTAGCGGTTTCAGGATATCTGGCATGGAGAAAGACGATGAGAGTACAGACAAGTCTGTAA
- a CDS encoding flavin monoamine oxidase family protein, which produces MNRRKAIRGIGIGASAGLFLPSFLTSCKDDEDPKPAINYDGTVIVIGAGAAGLYTADLLVSQGIDVVILEAGDRIGGRVKSVRSFADFPVELGADVLRSQDSLFLQRIQDLNLNTVQVGTGRENIFFFNGQTVPASDLQNHTDFVAAQNFVNNIPAYSGDDKTILQAAQDAGLDSSVYRFIEGQVADPIGSDIGKVGINGVKSSLNLPTNGKSIALANNPIEDIFFSVFNHLIERVQLNTNVTSIDYSGEEVTVQTNNGSFSGSKVVMTVPVSILKSERISFVPSLPDSKAEALSRIGMDAAIKIFIKFNKNFWGQNTLMIYGGDLVPVYTSIGQELSVSNRTLMIEAFGQDADALRVLNDEDLKSAILNDLDNLFEGKASLNNDISELIKMDWTSDENIQGGYSYPLIGGSDEDRITLAQDINARVYFAGEATSVKYGTLDGAFDSGAVTAQSIITHIQEEQS; this is translated from the coding sequence GTGAATAGAAGAAAAGCTATCAGAGGCATAGGAATAGGTGCTTCAGCCGGTTTGTTTTTGCCCTCGTTCCTTACCTCATGTAAAGATGACGAAGACCCTAAGCCTGCCATTAACTATGATGGTACGGTGATAGTGATAGGTGCCGGGGCAGCCGGGCTCTATACGGCGGATTTACTCGTAAGCCAGGGAATTGATGTAGTTATACTTGAAGCGGGAGACAGAATTGGCGGAAGGGTCAAGTCAGTCAGGTCATTTGCGGATTTCCCTGTAGAGCTTGGTGCGGACGTTTTAAGGAGTCAGGACTCTCTTTTTCTTCAACGTATACAAGATTTAAATTTAAATACGGTTCAGGTGGGTACAGGCCGGGAGAATATCTTTTTCTTCAATGGTCAGACAGTGCCAGCCTCTGACTTGCAAAACCACACGGACTTTGTGGCAGCTCAGAATTTTGTCAATAATATACCAGCCTATAGCGGAGATGACAAAACAATTCTCCAGGCAGCTCAGGATGCAGGGCTCGATTCATCTGTTTATAGATTCATTGAAGGCCAGGTAGCAGACCCGATTGGATCAGATATAGGTAAGGTTGGTATCAATGGAGTCAAAAGCTCACTCAATTTACCTACAAATGGTAAGTCGATAGCTCTGGCTAATAATCCCATAGAGGACATATTCTTTTCTGTTTTTAACCACCTGATTGAACGCGTTCAGTTAAATACTAATGTTACATCAATTGATTATAGTGGTGAAGAGGTTACCGTACAAACAAATAACGGTAGCTTTTCGGGAAGTAAAGTTGTAATGACAGTACCCGTTTCCATTTTGAAAAGCGAAAGGATATCTTTTGTGCCGTCGTTACCGGATTCAAAAGCAGAGGCTCTGAGCCGAATTGGTATGGATGCAGCCATCAAGATATTCATCAAGTTCAATAAAAACTTCTGGGGACAAAACACATTAATGATATACGGAGGGGATCTGGTGCCGGTATATACCAGCATAGGTCAGGAGCTTAGTGTAAGTAACCGGACACTGATGATAGAGGCATTCGGTCAGGATGCCGATGCATTGAGGGTGTTGAATGATGAGGATTTGAAATCAGCTATTCTGAATGATCTGGATAATTTATTTGAAGGAAAGGCAAGTTTGAACAATGATATCAGTGAATTGATAAAAATGGACTGGACCAGTGATGAAAATATTCAAGGAGGGTATTCTTACCCCCTTATCGGAGGTTCGGATGAGGACCGGATAACTTTGGCGCAAGACATAAACGCCAGGGTGTATTTTGCCGGAGAAGCTACAAGTGTGAAATACGGTACACTGGATGGAGCATTCGACTCCGGTGCAGTTACAGCTCAAAGTATTATAACCCATATTCAGGAAGAGCAATCGTAA
- a CDS encoding toxin-antitoxin system YwqK family antitoxin, whose amino-acid sequence MNKSIYLFFFILLLSAAACDQQGKETKSGKKKKEGLVQQYRADGSLKTEINFKRGKKNGLAKSYYKNGKLRQQITYVNNIKHGDVTTYYENGKPYQVTPYNNGKIHGIRKKYRMDGRLAAEVPYNKGVVCKGLKEYLLNGDVKKNYPKIVVTEINNLIKSNEFILRISISDNSRKVTYYLGDLDSNGCIMEGTMKVEPQRPGVLDLKYNIGPGMFTMDKLNIIAVVETKLGNPFVLEKKYNLAIENRG is encoded by the coding sequence ATGAACAAATCAATCTATTTATTCTTTTTTATTCTTTTGTTGAGTGCAGCAGCCTGTGATCAGCAGGGAAAAGAAACTAAAAGTGGGAAAAAGAAAAAGGAGGGATTGGTGCAACAATATCGTGCAGATGGTTCTTTGAAAACGGAGATAAACTTTAAGAGAGGCAAGAAGAACGGGCTGGCAAAAAGCTACTACAAAAATGGCAAGTTACGCCAGCAGATTACATATGTAAATAATATAAAACATGGAGATGTTACTACCTACTACGAAAATGGGAAACCTTATCAGGTTACACCATACAACAATGGTAAGATCCATGGTATTCGCAAAAAGTATCGTATGGATGGGAGACTGGCCGCTGAAGTACCTTATAATAAAGGTGTGGTTTGTAAAGGGCTAAAGGAATACCTGCTAAACGGAGATGTTAAAAAGAATTATCCTAAAATAGTGGTTACGGAAATTAATAACCTGATCAAATCCAATGAATTTATACTTAGGATTTCCATTTCAGATAACTCCAGAAAAGTAACATACTATCTGGGTGATCTGGATAGTAATGGATGTATTATGGAAGGAACTATGAAAGTTGAACCACAGAGACCCGGAGTACTTGACCTTAAGTACAATATTGGTCCGGGTATGTTTACAATGGATAAACTTAACATCATTGCTGTAGTTGAGACTAAACTCGGTAATCCCTTTGTGCTGGAGAAGAAGTATAATCTTGCTATAGAAAACAGGGGATAA
- a CDS encoding tetratricopeptide repeat protein yields MKKLFYFLLFTIATPAVSQDSLVYFNDISFSSDFEALAFKEYFNQGKRNYLALFLAANPDMTNSTFEQYHTIYKSKINNIDLDKLNKKRADKKIKALYEDVHELFLTKYEIQNDFSSIFSKGYYNCVSASALYGIVFSELDVPYIIKEKPTHVYLVAYPGSEKILVESTDPDGGFIVSSDRYKEAFVKQMTQAKLISAEEAKNKSVTQLFDEYYFSDPDITLKELVGIQYTNHALYALEQEDYEKAFQLLEKAYFFYPANRVVTLLTAVNIDVVQKSDYSNPKDVTNLAKLARYSDYGISYDMILGEFSRINNIYLINKGDAITYEKYYKHLASLLHDKELKHAIGYLYNYERGRILYNQGKYNEALAFFNQAYELKPENLEINNAMVSTIAQSLRFESNNSLIIERLESYGQMHPQLMSNNVFKSMLVSSYLIQCGQSYDLQKINEASKYRSLFEENYSPELNIDATNIGRVYSLAAIYYFRKGYTAKAVGLISKGLEYAPGNYELLMRQKMIK; encoded by the coding sequence ATGAAGAAGTTATTTTATTTTTTGCTGTTCACAATAGCTACACCCGCTGTTAGTCAGGATTCCCTGGTATATTTTAATGACATAAGTTTTAGCTCTGATTTTGAGGCTCTTGCATTTAAGGAATATTTCAACCAGGGCAAACGAAACTATCTTGCTTTGTTTTTGGCTGCCAATCCGGATATGACAAATAGTACTTTTGAACAATATCATACTATCTATAAGTCAAAGATCAATAATATTGATCTTGATAAACTGAACAAAAAGAGAGCAGATAAAAAGATCAAGGCTTTGTATGAAGATGTACATGAGCTGTTTTTGACCAAGTATGAAATTCAAAATGACTTTAGCAGTATTTTTTCCAAGGGCTATTATAATTGTGTCTCCGCTTCTGCTCTGTATGGTATTGTCTTCTCTGAGCTTGATGTTCCGTACATTATAAAAGAAAAGCCGACGCATGTATACCTTGTTGCTTACCCCGGATCTGAAAAAATATTGGTGGAATCCACCGATCCTGACGGAGGCTTTATTGTCTCAAGTGACCGATATAAGGAAGCATTTGTAAAACAAATGACCCAAGCCAAGCTTATAAGTGCTGAAGAGGCCAAAAACAAGTCAGTAACTCAGCTTTTTGACGAATATTACTTTTCTGATCCGGATATTACCTTAAAAGAACTAGTTGGAATACAATATACTAATCATGCTTTATATGCTCTCGAACAAGAAGATTACGAAAAGGCTTTCCAACTACTCGAAAAGGCCTATTTCTTTTATCCAGCCAACAGGGTGGTTACACTACTGACCGCCGTGAATATCGATGTAGTTCAGAAGTCCGATTACAGTAATCCTAAGGACGTAACAAATCTTGCTAAACTGGCCAGGTATAGCGATTATGGTATTTCGTATGATATGATATTGGGCGAGTTCAGCCGAATCAATAATATCTACCTGATCAATAAAGGGGATGCTATCACATACGAAAAATATTATAAGCACCTGGCATCCTTATTACATGATAAAGAATTGAAACACGCTATTGGTTATCTTTATAACTATGAAAGGGGACGGATACTCTATAATCAGGGAAAATATAACGAAGCTCTTGCTTTTTTTAATCAGGCTTATGAGTTAAAGCCGGAAAACCTTGAAATAAACAACGCTATGGTATCTACGATTGCTCAGAGCCTGAGGTTTGAAAGTAATAACAGCCTGATTATTGAAAGACTCGAAAGCTATGGTCAAATGCACCCTCAACTTATGAGCAATAATGTATTTAAGAGTATGCTGGTAAGCTCTTATCTCATACAGTGTGGCCAGTCTTATGATTTGCAGAAAATCAACGAAGCGTCAAAATACAGGTCTTTATTTGAAGAGAATTATTCACCTGAGCTCAATATTGATGCAACGAATATTGGCCGGGTTTACTCACTAGCTGCCATCTATTATTTCAGAAAAGGTTATACAGCCAAAGCAGTTGGCCTTATATCCAAAGGCCTTGAATATGCTCCTGGCAATTATGAGCTGCTTATGAGGCAAAAAATGATTAAGTAG
- a CDS encoding septal ring lytic transglycosylase RlpA family protein: protein MRLVLLFIFCLQSFLYAQEEHGKASFYADKFEGRSTASGEKYRHTKLTAAHRTLPFGTSVKVTNLDNNKSVTVRINDRGPFVKGRVIDLSKSAAQKLNFIRQGTADVKIEIVSVEDAKVENIEPDVVSLPENVKYYGLKMDTVERSGFGVQIGSYRDMENLMNTATNLKPAYAREVTIKQRMVDGAKIYSLIIGHFHKRDEAEAFKKKVQKRHPGSFIIDYSLF, encoded by the coding sequence ATGAGGTTAGTTTTACTTTTTATTTTTTGCCTACAATCTTTCCTATATGCTCAGGAAGAACACGGAAAGGCATCTTTTTATGCTGACAAATTTGAAGGTCGCTCTACTGCAAGCGGAGAAAAGTACAGGCACACCAAGCTTACTGCTGCACATCGCACACTCCCATTTGGCACCAGTGTAAAAGTTACGAATCTTGACAATAATAAGTCTGTAACAGTTCGCATAAATGACCGCGGCCCCTTTGTTAAAGGCAGGGTGATTGACCTTTCAAAATCTGCTGCTCAGAAACTTAATTTTATCCGTCAGGGTACTGCAGATGTCAAAATAGAGATTGTAAGTGTAGAAGATGCTAAAGTTGAAAACATAGAGCCAGATGTTGTAAGTCTACCTGAAAATGTCAAATACTATGGTCTGAAGATGGATACTGTCGAAAGAAGTGGGTTTGGAGTTCAAATTGGCAGTTATAGAGATATGGAAAACCTCATGAATACTGCAACAAATCTGAAACCTGCATATGCCAGGGAGGTAACCATAAAACAAAGAATGGTAGATGGCGCAAAAATATACTCGTTGATAATAGGCCATTTCCATAAGAGGGACGAAGCTGAAGCATTTAAGAAGAAAGTTCAAAAAAGACATCCTGGCAGTTTTATTATTGATTATTCATTATTCTAA